One window from the genome of Anopheles coluzzii chromosome X, AcolN3, whole genome shotgun sequence encodes:
- the LOC120950831 gene encoding acetylcholinesterase, with protein MASAYYHQSAVGVGNVLVLLLGATVICPAYAIIDRLVVQTSSGPIRGRSTMVQGREVHVFNGVPFAKPPVDSLRFKKPVPAEPWHGVLDATRLPPSCIQERYEYFPGFAGEEMWNPNTNVSEDCLYLNIWVPTKTRLRHGRGLNFGSNDYFQDDDDFQRQHQSKGGLAMLVWIYGGGFMSGTSTLDIYNAEILAAVGNVIVASMQYRVGAFGFLYLAPYINGYEEDAPGNMGMWDQALAIRWLKENAKAFGGDPDLITLFGESAGGSSVSLHLLSPVTRGLSKRGILQSGTLNAPWSHMTAEKALQIAEGLIDDCNCNLTMLKESPSTVMQCMRNVDAKTISVQQWNSYSGILGFPSAPTIDGVFMTADPMTMLREANLEGIDILVGSNRDEGTYFLLYDFIDYFEKDAATSLPRDKFLEIMNTIFNKASEPEREAIIFQYTGWESGNDGYQNQHQVGRAVGDHFFICPTNEFALGLTERGASVHYYYFTHRTSTSLWGEWMGVLHGDEVEYIFGQPMNASLQYRQRERDLSRRMVLSVSEFARTGNPALEGEHWPLYTRENPIYFIFNAEGEDDLRGEKYGRGPMATSCAFWNDFLPRLRAWSVPLKDPCKLDDHTSIASTARAAPTVALLIALSLAVARLVAA; from the exons ATGGCGTCCGCGTACTACCACCAGTCGGCAGTTGGCGTCGGCaacgtgctggtgctgctgctcggtgcgACTGTGATATGTCCCGCCTACGCCATCATCGATCGGCTGGTGGTGCAAACAAGCAGCGGTCCGATCCGCGGCCGCTCGACCATGGTGCAGGGGCGCGAGGTGCACGTGTTCAATGGCGTACCGTTTGCGAAGCCGCCGGTCGACAGCCTGCGGTTCAAGAAGCCCGTCCCGGCCGAACCGTGGCACGGGGTGCTCGATGCAACCAGACTACCTCCGTCGTGCATACAGGAACG GTACGAATATTTCCCCGGCTTCGCAGGCGAAGAGATGTGGAATCCCAACACGAACGTTTCCGAAGACTGTCTGTATCTGAACATCTGGGTGCCGACGAAAACACGCCTACGGCATGGACGCGGCCTGAACTTTGGAAGCAATGAC TATTTCCAGGACGATGACGATTTCCAGCGCCAGCATCAGTCGAAGGGCGGGCTGGCAATGCTGGTTTGGATCTATGGCGGCGGGTTCATGAGCGGCACCTCCACCCTGGACATCTACAACGCGGAAATACTGGCCGCGGTTGGCAATGTGATCGTGGCGTCGATGCAGTACCGGGTCGGTGCGTTCGGCTTCCTCTACCTGGCACCGTACATCAACGGGTACGAGGAGGATGCGCCCGGCAACATGGGCATGTGGGACCAGGCGCTGGCGATCCGGTGGCTGAAGGAAAACGCGAAAGCGTTCGGCGGCGACCCGGACCTGATCACGCTGTTCGGCGAGTCGGCGGGCGGCAGCTCGGTCAGCCTGCACCTGCTGTCGCCGGTGACGCGCGGCCTGTCCAAGCGGGGCATCCTGCAATCGGGCACGCTCAACGCACCGTGGAGCCACATGACGGCCGAGAAGGCGCTGCAGATCGCGGAAGGGCTCATCGACGACTGCAACTGCAATCTGACAATGTTGAAG GAGTCACCGAGCACGGTCATGCAGTGCATGAGAAACGTGGACGCGAAGACGATCTCGGTCCAGCAGTGGAACTCGTACTCCGGCATACTAGGGTTTCCGTCGGCGCCGACCATCGACGGAGTGTTCATGACAGCCGATCCGATGACCATGCTGCGTGAGGCAAACCTCGAAGGAATTGACATACTGGTCGGCAGCAACCGGGACGAAG GCACCTACTTTCTGCTGTACGACTTTATCGACTACTTTGAGAAGGATGCGGCCACCTCGCTGCCGAGGGACAAGTTTTTGGAAATCATGAACACCATCTTCAACAAAGCGTCCGAGCCGGAACGCGAGGCAATCATCTTtcag TACACGGGATGGGAGAGTGGCAACGATGGGTACCAGAACCAGCACCAGGTCGGGCGGGCTGTCGGGGACCACTTCTTCATCTGTCCGACGAACGAGTTCGCGCTCGGGCTGACGGAGCGTGGCGCCTCCGTGCACTATTACTACTTCACTCAC CGTACCAGCACCTCTCTGTGGGGCGAATGGATGGGCGTGCTGCACGGTGACGAGGTCGAGTACATCTTCGGCCAGCCGATGAACGCGTCGCTGCAGTACCGGCAGCGGGAGCGGGACCTGAGCCGCCGCATGGTACTGTCGGTGAGCGAGTTTGCACGCACCGG CAATCCGGCCCTCGAGGGCGAACACTGGCCACTGTACACGAGGGAGAACCCGATCTACTTTATCTTCAACGCGGAGGGCGAGGACGATCTGCGGGGCGAAAAGTATGGCCGCGGACCGATGGCGACCTCGTGCGCCTTCTGGAACGACTTCCTACCAAGACTGCGGGCCTGGTCGG TGCCCTTGAAGGATCCGTGCAAGCTCGACGACCACACCTCGATAGCCAGCACCGCCCGGGCAGCGCCCACCGTTGCGCTGCTGATCGCGCTCAGTCTGGCGGTGGCGAGATTGGTAGCAGCTTAA